A region of Geobacillus sp. 46C-IIa DNA encodes the following proteins:
- a CDS encoding DUF2935 domain-containing protein: protein MSKPIEQEALFELRFWMQILGDHCRFIVEALAESERAEINEAKQLQRLFDDLLAEARQPEAAAAWSALIIRGKEAGERLRAFKLHLLRRHVTESFRFSLPPTFLNHMVNELDEWLRLADCYAQGKRPPRVHPLHHDLLWLLDAAGHAGAIHDRLDHTEKQLKQQSHTFTKEWEAFYLKAIEMAGYLRANVHQFPALSRFHRQIELEMAIFQSFLHELEEMELNNEVLGVLSPLMADHMAREECYYLQKLAETTGEVKPPACDPTKPRTE, encoded by the coding sequence ATGAGCAAACCGATTGAGCAAGAAGCGCTTTTTGAACTCCGTTTTTGGATGCAAATTCTTGGCGACCATTGCCGGTTTATTGTTGAAGCGCTCGCCGAAAGCGAGCGGGCAGAAATCAACGAAGCGAAACAACTGCAGCGCCTGTTTGACGACTTGCTCGCCGAAGCGCGCCAGCCGGAGGCCGCCGCGGCGTGGTCCGCGCTCATCATCCGCGGAAAAGAAGCGGGTGAACGGCTGCGGGCGTTCAAACTCCATTTGCTGCGGCGCCATGTAACCGAGTCGTTTCGCTTTTCATTGCCGCCGACGTTTTTGAACCATATGGTGAACGAACTTGATGAATGGCTGCGCCTCGCGGACTGCTACGCCCAAGGAAAGCGGCCGCCGCGCGTTCATCCGCTTCATCACGATTTGCTTTGGCTGCTTGACGCCGCCGGCCATGCCGGGGCCATTCACGATCGGCTCGACCATACGGAAAAGCAGCTGAAGCAGCAAAGCCATACGTTCACGAAGGAATGGGAAGCCTTTTATCTGAAAGCCATTGAGATGGCCGGCTATTTGCGGGCTAACGTTCATCAGTTTCCGGCGCTTTCCCGCTTCCACCGTCAAATCGAGCTGGAAATGGCCATTTTCCAAAGCTTTTTGCACGAGCTCGAGGAGATGGAATTAAACAATGAAGTGCTTGGTGTGCTGTCGCCGCTCATGGCCGACCATATGGCGCGGGAAGAATGTTACTATTTGCAAAAGCTGGCCGAGACTACCGGCGAGGTGAAGCCGCCGGCGTGCGACCCGACCAAACCGCGGACGGAATAG
- a CDS encoding superoxide dismutase: MDDQTLFARYAAEVNGWGEQVKQVLALRGASTDGASALLKFIAEHDGAWTEEAIRELTRLVDDVYAAALRHYAVEAAEWGRQMEHALSARGAVDDIGLSSLLAHIEEHDGEWTEEEIGQLQRLVDDVYVRAVRLVEPVAGGQEENSPRREEEAVLLEQEGGGEPSVEEIVTHEGDSEQEPAAAAERAEPIASSSADSADGGQLHKEKTIDEEPRQEEGEADGERQRPIPPGKHVLPPLPYSYDALEPHISEEIMRLHHTKHHQSYVDGLNKAERMMAEARRTNNFELLKHWEREAAFNGSGHYLHTIFWYNMHPEGGGEPRGELRAQMERDFGSFAAFRRHFTEAAKSAEGVGWALLVWAPRAHRLEILQAEKHQLMTQWDTIPLLVLDVWEHAYYLQYKNDRAAYIEHWWNVVNWRNVEARFDEARKLRWQPF; the protein is encoded by the coding sequence ATGGACGACCAAACGTTGTTTGCCCGGTATGCGGCTGAGGTGAACGGATGGGGAGAACAGGTCAAGCAGGTGCTGGCGCTGCGCGGGGCAAGCACTGATGGCGCTTCGGCGCTGCTAAAGTTTATCGCTGAACATGACGGAGCGTGGACGGAAGAGGCCATCCGTGAGCTCACGCGCCTTGTGGATGACGTGTACGCCGCTGCGCTTCGCCATTATGCCGTTGAAGCGGCTGAGTGGGGGAGACAAATGGAGCACGCCCTATCCGCGCGCGGAGCGGTGGATGACATCGGCCTTTCTTCTTTGTTGGCGCACATTGAAGAACACGACGGCGAGTGGACGGAGGAGGAAATTGGCCAACTGCAACGCCTTGTTGACGATGTGTATGTTCGAGCCGTTCGCCTTGTCGAACCAGTAGCCGGCGGACAGGAGGAAAACTCGCCACGGCGGGAAGAAGAAGCCGTTTTGCTTGAGCAGGAAGGCGGCGGAGAGCCAAGCGTTGAAGAGATCGTCACACATGAGGGAGATAGCGAACAAGAGCCGGCCGCCGCGGCGGAACGGGCGGAGCCGATCGCATCCTCATCGGCGGATTCCGCTGATGGCGGGCAGTTGCACAAGGAAAAGACGATTGACGAAGAGCCGCGTCAAGAGGAAGGCGAGGCCGATGGTGAACGGCAGCGGCCGATCCCGCCTGGCAAGCATGTGCTGCCGCCGCTGCCGTACAGCTACGATGCGCTTGAGCCTCATATTTCCGAAGAAATTATGCGTCTCCACCATACGAAGCATCATCAAAGCTACGTCGACGGCCTGAACAAGGCGGAGCGCATGATGGCTGAGGCGCGCCGTACGAACAATTTTGAACTGTTGAAACATTGGGAGCGGGAGGCGGCGTTCAACGGTTCCGGCCACTATTTGCACACCATTTTTTGGTATAACATGCACCCGGAAGGCGGCGGCGAGCCGCGCGGGGAGTTGCGGGCGCAAATGGAACGCGACTTCGGCAGCTTTGCCGCATTCCGGCGCCACTTCACCGAAGCGGCGAAAAGCGCCGAAGGGGTTGGCTGGGCGCTGCTCGTTTGGGCGCCGCGGGCGCATCGGCTCGAAATTTTGCAGGCGGAAAAACACCAGCTCATGACGCAATGGGATACGATTCCGCTTCTTGTGCTTGATGTATGGGAGCATGCGTACTACTTGCAATATAAAAACGATCGGGCGGCGTATATCGAACATTGGTGGAACGTCGTCAACTGGCGCAATGTCGAAGCGCGCTTCGATGAGGCGCGGAAGCTGCGCTGGCAGCCATTTTAA